A window from Akkermansia muciniphila encodes these proteins:
- a CDS encoding ABC transporter ATP-binding protein, translating into MRKQSTQGQESSMQRAVALWREYLLPYKGTLVWAVIGGMVAAVASGFGVPVILQEMFPVIFDGKPLPPWAERVLLWYVEPENLPWVTVWATAAMLPLVVVVKGVSSFINVYLLSKIGLGVLETLRLKVYRKYQDLSLAFHDRQQKGDLLSRLMQDTQFLQGGLVQIANDLIIQPLTLLAALGFLIYRASVSQQFLILLANMLLVGVCVIPIRYIGKKMLARARVVQSSQGDLSSTLQENFSSQRDIRAFELEQQQIGLFRSRIHRYIQASISAVRWQSLLTPLIEFVSAIAMGATLFVGNMNGMNMGDFAALATAMYLCYEPVKKLGAVHNKAETLNAGLERINHVLDAPDDVPEPENPKSPEEWKGEVEFSNVCFGYQADAPVMKNIDIRIPAGQVVALVGPSGAGKTTFINLLCRFYDVLSGSVKVDGIDVREMGKKDLLSHIALVSQFPVLFRGSVADNIRIGRPEASDAEVEEAGRMSAVDSFINETGEGYARMIGEMGEGLSGGQRQRVSLARAFLKNAPILVLDEATASLDMKSEELIQKEIEKLASGRTAFIIAHRFSTIRMADRILVLEKGSIIADGTHEELMVSSPLYRELYNKQQMVAEEEGGASC; encoded by the coding sequence ATGAGGAAACAGTCAACACAGGGGCAGGAATCCTCCATGCAGCGCGCCGTGGCTCTGTGGCGCGAATATCTTCTCCCTTATAAAGGCACGCTGGTGTGGGCTGTGATAGGCGGCATGGTGGCCGCTGTCGCCAGCGGCTTTGGGGTTCCGGTGATTTTACAGGAAATGTTCCCCGTGATCTTTGACGGGAAGCCGCTTCCCCCGTGGGCGGAACGCGTCCTCCTGTGGTATGTGGAGCCGGAAAACCTGCCCTGGGTCACGGTATGGGCCACGGCGGCCATGCTGCCGCTGGTGGTGGTGGTCAAGGGCGTGTCTTCCTTCATCAATGTCTATTTGCTCTCCAAGATAGGGCTGGGTGTTCTGGAGACGCTGCGGCTCAAGGTGTACCGTAAATACCAGGATTTATCCCTGGCCTTTCATGACCGCCAGCAGAAGGGCGACCTGCTGAGCCGCCTGATGCAGGATACCCAGTTCCTCCAGGGAGGGCTGGTGCAGATTGCCAATGACCTGATTATCCAGCCCCTGACTCTTCTGGCGGCGCTGGGCTTCCTGATTTACCGGGCCTCCGTGAGCCAGCAATTCCTGATTCTGCTGGCGAACATGCTGCTGGTGGGCGTCTGCGTGATCCCCATCCGCTACATCGGCAAGAAAATGCTGGCCCGCGCGCGGGTGGTCCAGTCCAGCCAGGGTGATCTCTCCTCCACGCTTCAGGAAAATTTCTCCTCCCAGCGGGACATCCGCGCCTTTGAACTGGAACAGCAGCAGATCGGGTTGTTCAGGAGCAGGATTCACCGCTATATCCAGGCTTCCATCAGCGCGGTCAGGTGGCAGAGCCTGCTGACTCCCCTCATTGAATTCGTCAGTGCCATCGCCATGGGCGCCACCCTGTTTGTCGGCAATATGAACGGCATGAACATGGGGGACTTCGCCGCGCTGGCTACGGCCATGTACCTTTGCTATGAACCGGTCAAAAAACTGGGGGCCGTCCACAACAAGGCGGAAACGCTGAACGCCGGACTGGAACGCATCAACCATGTGCTGGACGCTCCGGACGACGTTCCGGAACCGGAAAACCCGAAGAGCCCGGAGGAATGGAAGGGGGAAGTGGAGTTCAGCAACGTGTGCTTCGGCTACCAGGCGGACGCCCCTGTCATGAAGAACATAGACATCCGCATTCCGGCGGGGCAGGTGGTGGCTTTGGTAGGTCCCAGCGGCGCCGGAAAAACGACGTTCATCAATCTTTTGTGCCGCTTTTACGACGTGCTCTCCGGGAGCGTGAAGGTGGACGGCATTGACGTGCGGGAGATGGGCAAAAAGGACCTGCTTTCCCACATCGCGCTGGTTTCCCAGTTCCCCGTGCTGTTCCGCGGGTCCGTGGCGGACAACATCCGCATAGGCCGTCCGGAGGCTTCCGACGCGGAGGTGGAGGAAGCCGGGCGCATGTCCGCCGTGGACAGCTTCATCAATGAAACAGGGGAAGGGTATGCCCGCATGATCGGTGAAATGGGGGAAGGGCTTTCCGGCGGACAGAGGCAGCGCGTTTCCCTGGCGAGGGCCTTTCTGAAAAACGCCCCCATCCTGGTGCTGGATGAAGCCACGGCTTCCCTGGACATGAAGAGCGAGGAACTTATCCAGAAGGAAATTGAAAAACTGGCTTCCGGCCGCACGGCCTTCATCATTGCCCACCGGTTCAGCACCATCCGCATGGCGGACCGCATTCTGGTGCTGGAAAAGGGAAGCATCATTGCGGATGGAACGCATGAGGAGCTCATGGTCTCCTCCCCCCTGTACAGGGAACTTTACAACAAGCAGCAGATGGTTGCGGAAGAGGAAGGAGGCGCTTCATGTTAA
- a CDS encoding phospho-sugar mutase gives MMYYSASMNTLDESLTNAVKEGKLLESSLTNIRLLLAGTKSPIAREAVEELASAGDWEELNDRFYKTLAFGTGGLRGRTIGNIVTKAEEGNGGVNGRPEYPCVGTACMNYFNVGRAMRGLIIYVKKHVEATDPGRKPRLVIGHDTRHFSRDFAEFCAKIGTDLGCDIYLFDSPRATPEVSFAIRELNADSGVVLTASHNPSHDNGFKAYFSDGAQLVPPHDKAVIEEVNSLTSEEYEPLPEDRRGALHVLDASFDRVYMDRLKSVLLRPELFSKGGAKIVYSNLHGTGGHIIVPLLKELGCNVQTVAAQDVQDGRFPTVASPNPENPPALALAIEQADASGADIVIATDPDADRMGVAVRGEDGKMHLLTGNQIGSLLAWYRCMSMSDLGIINDSNRSRAVMVKTFVTTGLQDAIGHHFGYEVVNVLTGFKYIAQKLGKYEEAIPAEKRRDYRKMSEEQTRALRLEYSRYFVFGGEESYGYLAQDFVRDKDANSAAIIFAELAAYAESVGKSLLELLHELFEKFGVYLEMGKSLVMEGADGAAKIAALSASYSSNPPTELDGVAVSGIRDFSKGDMVDAEGDPIPAEKMIFVDLADGRSFAVRPSGTEPKIKYYLFGHGKPGVPVKEALPAVQASLDSLWAAVEKDARARSNG, from the coding sequence ATGATGTACTATTCCGCCAGCATGAATACACTGGATGAATCCCTGACGAATGCCGTTAAAGAGGGGAAGCTTTTGGAGTCTTCCCTGACCAATATCCGCCTTCTGCTGGCCGGAACCAAATCCCCCATTGCGCGGGAGGCTGTAGAAGAACTGGCTTCCGCCGGGGACTGGGAGGAATTGAATGACCGTTTTTACAAGACCCTGGCTTTCGGCACGGGAGGGTTGCGGGGCCGCACCATCGGCAATATCGTGACGAAGGCGGAGGAAGGAAACGGCGGCGTGAACGGGCGCCCGGAATACCCCTGCGTGGGCACCGCCTGCATGAACTACTTCAATGTGGGGCGCGCCATGCGCGGCCTGATCATTTATGTGAAGAAGCATGTGGAAGCCACGGACCCGGGCAGGAAGCCCCGGCTGGTCATTGGCCATGACACGCGCCACTTCTCCCGTGACTTCGCCGAATTCTGCGCGAAAATCGGCACGGACCTGGGCTGTGACATTTACCTGTTCGACAGTCCCCGGGCCACTCCGGAAGTTTCCTTTGCCATCCGTGAGCTGAACGCAGACTCCGGCGTGGTGCTTACCGCCAGCCACAACCCCTCCCATGACAACGGTTTCAAGGCCTACTTCAGTGACGGCGCCCAGCTTGTGCCTCCGCATGACAAGGCCGTGATTGAGGAAGTGAACTCCCTGACCTCTGAAGAATATGAACCCCTGCCGGAAGACCGGCGCGGCGCCCTCCACGTGCTGGACGCCTCCTTTGACCGCGTGTACATGGACCGCCTGAAAAGCGTGCTGCTCCGTCCGGAACTCTTCAGCAAGGGCGGCGCCAAAATCGTTTACTCCAACCTGCACGGCACGGGCGGCCACATCATCGTGCCCCTGCTGAAGGAACTGGGCTGCAATGTGCAGACCGTGGCGGCGCAGGACGTCCAGGATGGCCGCTTCCCGACGGTGGCCTCCCCCAATCCGGAAAATCCGCCGGCCCTGGCTCTGGCCATTGAGCAGGCGGACGCCTCCGGCGCGGACATCGTCATTGCCACGGACCCGGACGCGGACCGCATGGGCGTGGCCGTGCGCGGGGAAGACGGAAAAATGCACCTGCTGACCGGCAACCAGATCGGCTCCCTGCTGGCGTGGTACCGCTGCATGAGCATGTCTGACCTGGGCATCATCAATGACTCCAACCGTTCCCGCGCCGTGATGGTGAAAACCTTTGTGACGACGGGCCTTCAGGACGCCATCGGCCACCACTTCGGCTATGAAGTGGTCAACGTGCTCACGGGCTTCAAGTACATTGCCCAGAAGCTCGGCAAATATGAGGAAGCCATTCCGGCGGAAAAACGGAGAGACTACCGGAAGATGAGTGAGGAGCAGACGCGCGCCCTGCGCCTGGAATACAGCCGTTACTTCGTCTTCGGCGGGGAGGAAAGCTACGGCTATTTGGCCCAGGACTTCGTGCGCGACAAGGATGCCAACTCCGCCGCCATCATCTTTGCGGAGCTGGCCGCCTATGCGGAAAGCGTCGGCAAGAGCCTGCTGGAATTGCTGCATGAACTCTTTGAAAAATTCGGCGTGTACCTGGAAATGGGCAAGTCCCTGGTCATGGAAGGCGCGGACGGCGCGGCAAAAATCGCCGCCCTGTCCGCCTCCTACTCCTCCAATCCCCCCACGGAACTGGACGGGGTGGCCGTCAGCGGCATCCGGGACTTCTCCAAGGGTGACATGGTGGATGCGGAAGGGGACCCGATCCCCGCGGAAAAGATGATCTTTGTGGATCTGGCGGACGGACGCAGCTTTGCGGTGCGCCCCTCCGGAACGGAACCCAAGATCAAATACTACCTCTTTGGCCACGGGAAGCCGGGCGTTCCCGTGAAGGAAGCACTGCCGGCCGTCCAGGCCTCCCTGGACTCCCTGTGGGCTGCTGTTGAGAAGGATGCCCGCGCCCGTTCCAACGGCTAA
- a CDS encoding ABC transporter ATP-binding protein produces MLRQFLEYARYLKPVMKLFIAALAAGALAAAASGFGFPLMIAKVFPVVFDNTQIPPEFQDFLARMVDPEHMHIAILVSVCSLLPLVFAIRGIGTFFNVYWISIVSMKVLEEIRLDAFSKLQTLPLSFIDRQKRGDLISRLINDAANVQGGLVVAANDIIKQPLTLLTALAFLVYKVFVDPNTAVVLMNLGLIVLAVWPIRFFGRRVMKKAKQAQDELGNITAAAQENLASQREIRSYGMQEQQVGLFLGLIQRFFRINLRTVKYRHFLVPVLEMVTALGLGILLVRGHEMGITKADFTALAAALFMCYDPLKRLGVTLTNLKSAHASLERINYLLKEPDTMPEAADPVPLGRATGQLDYDGVSFSYDGARKVLDGIDVHIRPGEVVGLVGPSGAGKTTFASLLPRFYDVSSGALRLDGVDVRDASLHDVRKNIAFVSQHPVLFHGTIMENIRMGRQDATDEEVMEAARAAAADGFIMGMPDGYQTMLGDGGSGLSGGQRQRVAIARAFLKDAPILILDEATASLDAESEAQIQHELDRLVEGRTALIVAHRFSSIRVATRILVFEGGRIVGDGTHAELYASCPLYRELYDRQSL; encoded by the coding sequence ATGTTAAGACAATTCTTGGAATACGCGCGGTATTTGAAGCCCGTGATGAAGCTGTTCATCGCCGCGCTGGCCGCCGGGGCCCTGGCAGCCGCCGCCAGCGGGTTCGGCTTTCCGCTGATGATCGCCAAGGTATTTCCGGTGGTCTTTGACAATACCCAGATTCCTCCGGAGTTTCAGGACTTCCTGGCCCGCATGGTGGACCCGGAGCACATGCACATCGCCATCCTCGTGTCCGTCTGCTCCCTGCTGCCCCTGGTTTTCGCCATCCGGGGCATTGGCACGTTCTTCAACGTTTACTGGATCAGCATCGTCAGCATGAAGGTGCTGGAGGAAATCAGGCTGGACGCCTTTTCCAAGCTGCAAACGCTCCCCCTCTCCTTCATTGACCGCCAGAAGAGGGGGGACCTGATCAGCCGCCTCATCAATGACGCCGCCAACGTGCAGGGGGGCCTCGTGGTAGCGGCCAATGACATCATCAAGCAGCCGCTTACCCTGCTGACCGCTCTGGCATTCCTTGTATACAAGGTTTTTGTGGACCCGAATACGGCGGTGGTCCTGATGAATCTGGGGCTGATTGTCCTGGCGGTGTGGCCCATCCGCTTCTTTGGCCGCCGCGTGATGAAGAAGGCCAAGCAGGCGCAGGACGAGCTGGGCAATATCACGGCCGCCGCGCAGGAAAACCTGGCGTCCCAGCGTGAAATCCGTTCCTACGGCATGCAGGAGCAGCAGGTGGGCCTCTTCCTGGGACTCATCCAGCGGTTCTTCCGGATCAACCTGAGAACGGTGAAGTACAGGCACTTCCTGGTGCCGGTGCTGGAAATGGTGACGGCGCTCGGTCTGGGCATCCTGCTGGTGAGGGGACATGAAATGGGCATTACCAAGGCTGATTTCACGGCTCTGGCTGCGGCCCTGTTCATGTGTTACGACCCCCTCAAGCGCCTGGGCGTGACGCTGACCAACCTGAAAAGCGCGCATGCCTCCCTGGAGCGCATCAACTACCTGCTGAAGGAGCCGGACACCATGCCGGAGGCCGCAGACCCCGTTCCGCTGGGGCGCGCCACCGGACAGCTGGACTATGACGGCGTTTCCTTCTCCTATGACGGCGCGCGCAAGGTGCTGGACGGCATTGACGTTCATATCCGCCCCGGGGAAGTGGTGGGCCTGGTTGGACCCAGCGGCGCCGGAAAGACCACGTTCGCCAGTCTTCTGCCCAGGTTTTACGATGTAAGCTCCGGCGCCCTGCGCCTGGACGGCGTGGATGTGAGGGACGCTTCCCTGCACGATGTGCGCAAGAACATCGCCTTCGTCTCCCAGCATCCCGTGCTGTTCCACGGCACCATCATGGAAAATATCCGGATGGGGCGGCAGGACGCCACGGATGAGGAAGTGATGGAGGCGGCCCGCGCCGCCGCCGCGGACGGCTTTATCATGGGCATGCCGGACGGCTACCAGACCATGCTTGGCGACGGAGGCAGCGGCTTGTCCGGAGGCCAGCGCCAGCGCGTGGCGATTGCCCGCGCCTTCCTGAAAGACGCCCCCATCCTGATTCTGGATGAGGCTACCGCCTCCCTGGACGCGGAGAGCGAGGCCCAGATCCAGCATGAGCTGGACCGGCTGGTGGAAGGGAGGACGGCCCTCATTGTAGCACACCGCTTCAGTTCCATCCGCGTGGCGACGCGCATCCTGGTGTTTGAGGGAGGCCGCATCGTCGGGGACGGCACCCATGCGGAGCTTTACGCCTCCTGCCCGCTGTACCGGGAATTGTATGACCGCCAGTCCCTCTAA
- the ftsA gene encoding cell division protein FtsA translates to MAKTKIHVGLEIGTSKTCMVVGEVKPDATVTIIGVGEVPSEGVVRGEIEDTSKVIQCIYDAWNMAQDHADVDIMTVYLSVTGAHIVGQNNRGTFRLPPDESIISQEHMDEVTEIARDIALGPEQFVLHRVPGLFSVDGQENLTNPAGLTGRTLDIDCHIIHGIKSRITNSFRCVREVPLDIADVVFAPIATAQFVLNRQVKQAGALLIDMGAGTTDYVLYLDGQLVASGCVPLGGDHISNDITLMTGIPLAQAELLKKTEGDANSFSGKTNEMVRVRGEGNMKDAAIERNVLNEIIRSRLLEIFNLVKSSLPKDTFKGNRCHGVYLCGGASLMRGVGELASHVFGVAISRPTLVKNGAPSYLDDPRYCTAIGLIRYAQILDAELPQQRSWLGRVLGLFGRKNS, encoded by the coding sequence ATGGCTAAGACAAAAATTCACGTAGGGCTTGAGATAGGGACAAGCAAGACTTGCATGGTCGTGGGCGAAGTAAAGCCTGACGCGACCGTGACGATCATCGGCGTGGGTGAAGTTCCTAGCGAGGGCGTGGTCCGCGGCGAGATTGAAGACACTTCCAAGGTCATCCAGTGCATTTACGATGCCTGGAATATGGCCCAGGACCATGCGGACGTGGACATCATGACCGTCTACCTGTCCGTGACCGGAGCCCACATCGTGGGGCAGAACAACCGCGGCACCTTCCGCCTGCCTCCGGATGAAAGCATCATCTCCCAGGAGCACATGGATGAGGTGACGGAAATCGCCCGTGACATTGCGCTGGGACCGGAACAATTCGTCCTGCACCGCGTGCCGGGTCTCTTCTCCGTGGACGGTCAGGAAAACCTGACCAACCCCGCCGGGCTGACCGGCAGGACGCTGGATATAGACTGCCACATCATCCACGGCATCAAATCCCGCATCACCAACTCCTTCCGCTGCGTGCGGGAAGTGCCCCTGGACATTGCGGATGTGGTCTTCGCCCCCATCGCCACGGCCCAGTTCGTGCTCAACAGGCAGGTCAAGCAGGCGGGCGCCCTCCTCATTGACATGGGGGCGGGCACCACGGACTACGTCCTTTACCTGGACGGCCAGCTGGTGGCCTCCGGCTGCGTGCCCCTGGGCGGCGACCATATTTCCAATGACATCACGCTGATGACCGGCATACCGCTGGCGCAGGCGGAACTGCTCAAAAAGACGGAGGGGGACGCCAACAGCTTTTCCGGAAAGACCAATGAAATGGTGCGCGTGCGCGGGGAAGGGAATATGAAGGACGCCGCCATTGAGCGCAACGTGCTGAATGAAATCATCCGTTCCCGCCTGCTGGAAATCTTCAACCTGGTCAAATCCTCCCTGCCTAAGGACACCTTCAAGGGCAACCGCTGCCACGGCGTTTACCTGTGCGGGGGCGCCAGCCTGATGCGCGGCGTGGGGGAACTGGCCTCCCACGTGTTTGGCGTGGCGATCAGCCGCCCCACGCTGGTCAAAAACGGAGCGCCTTCCTACCTGGATGACCCGCGTTACTGCACGGCCATCGGCCTGATACGGTACGCCCAGATTCTGGATGCCGAGCTGCCGCAGCAGCGGAGC
- a CDS encoding peptidoglycan endopeptidase, translated as MAGALLAGLLLSSCSSTSQQVEAPARLPAYHFVPGKTAVLHNGKAIPPRNAPAQVKRAIAAANSLVNKPYRLGGGHRKHYDSHYDCSGSTSFVLKEAGLLTSTRHSKLFLNYGQKGAGDWISVYAKNGHVFMVICGLRFDTTGSGRRGEGPRWRVDGRNARNFLVRHPTGL; from the coding sequence GTGGCCGGTGCCCTTTTGGCCGGCCTTCTTCTCTCCTCCTGCTCCTCCACCTCCCAACAAGTCGAAGCTCCGGCACGGCTTCCCGCCTACCACTTTGTGCCGGGAAAAACGGCCGTGCTGCACAACGGGAAGGCCATTCCCCCCAGGAATGCCCCCGCACAGGTAAAGCGCGCCATTGCGGCCGCCAATTCCCTGGTCAACAAGCCCTACCGCCTGGGCGGCGGCCACAGGAAGCACTATGATTCCCATTATGACTGCTCCGGCAGCACCTCCTTTGTGCTGAAGGAAGCCGGACTGCTCACCTCCACCCGCCATTCCAAGCTGTTCCTGAACTACGGGCAGAAAGGCGCCGGGGACTGGATCTCCGTCTATGCCAAGAACGGGCATGTCTTCATGGTCATCTGCGGCCTCCGGTTTGACACCACCGGAAGCGGCCGCCGTGGCGAAGGCCCCCGCTGGAGGGTGGACGGCCGCAATGCCCGGAACTTCCTGGTGCGCCACCCCACGGGTCTCTGA